A genome region from Thermococcus onnurineus NA1 includes the following:
- a CDS encoding segregation and condensation protein A yields MESRREEEITPVDILLQLVQMGKVDPWNIDIVDLTEKYIERLREMKELDLRVSARAILAASILVRMKSEALLYADEEDEEEKHEEHIRVEVEPLAPPLRRVERYYTFDDLLDALMDALEEAEKRKPRKKKKVEIEEEIFVVDDFRVDIEKHVNRLHEIVRKLYSETREPIRFWDLVFDPTPKIVARTFLYLLFLSNMGKVELIQEEPFGEIYIVPVGENA; encoded by the coding sequence ATGGAGTCCCGAAGGGAAGAGGAAATCACTCCCGTCGATATACTCCTTCAGCTCGTCCAGATGGGAAAGGTGGATCCGTGGAACATCGATATAGTCGACCTTACAGAAAAGTACATAGAAAGGCTCAGGGAGATGAAGGAGCTCGACCTCCGCGTTTCAGCGAGGGCTATCTTAGCTGCTTCAATTCTTGTCAGGATGAAGAGCGAAGCTTTGCTGTACGCGGACGAGGAAGATGAGGAAGAAAAGCACGAGGAGCACATCCGCGTCGAGGTCGAGCCTCTGGCACCTCCGCTCAGGAGGGTGGAGCGCTACTACACCTTTGATGACCTGCTGGATGCCCTTATGGATGCCCTTGAGGAAGCCGAGAAGAGGAAGCCGCGGAAAAAGAAGAAGGTCGAGATAGAGGAGGAGATATTCGTCGTCGATGACTTCAGAGTTGACATTGAGAAGCACGTCAACAGGCTCCACGAGATAGTCAGGAAGCTCTACAGCGAGACTAGGGAGCCGATAAGGTTCTGGGATCTGGTCTTTGACCCCACTCCGAAAATAGTTGCCAGAACCTTTCTCTACCTTCTCTTTCTCTCCAACATGGGCAAGGTCGAGCTGATTCAAGAGGAACCCTTCGGGGAGATATACATAGTGCCTGTCGGGGAAAATGCTTAG
- the smc gene encoding chromosome segregation protein SMC, whose product MPYIEKIEMKGFKSYGNRKVVVPLSKGFTAIVGANGSGKSNIGDAVLFVLGGLSAKAMRATRISDLIFAGTKTEPPAKYAEVAMYFNNEDRGFPIDEDEVVIKRRVYPDGRSTYWLNGKRTSRSDILDVLSAAMISPEGYNLVLQGDITKFIKMSPTERRMIIDEISGIAEYDAKKEKALKELKQAEENLARVDLLIREVKAQLDKLEKERNDALRYLDLKERVEKAKVTLLLGEIRKLENLIEESTVRDRGIEAEIAAIEERLKEIAKEIVARERELNAVERELEEKSEDGILEVTRKISEVQSKIEMARKNIELAQKEIEDSQRRLAKAKEELRKVSEEIEKNKSAIQRWSKRREKLKAEIKEKEVVKNELVIKLGEIDRDFAIAKQDFDRVVDELEEAKKELYMKESDVRKFEEEIERLKAKMAQDNAKRVALKSKIEEARNSLESKRSELGEIDGKMTKAEARLRKAEKELEEKTKKLNKVSSELVKVREELIKAEAQREVRGNRAIEFLKSQNIPGLYGSLGELISVRDENYALAVEVALGGNYDNVVVEDDKVAEKAIKLLKEKKLGRLTFLPLNKIKPRSMKERPSLGIPAMDVVQYDPRFKNAVAYALGDTLIVNDMDEARAVGIGKVRMVTLGGELLERSGAITGGHYRPRGKLSINTDELRRKVEALEREKETLESAINALKLEIKGLQNEIFELRMRRSDLSKDLQVIQREMDRLLAEDRALKEEIGGSEKLIKALEKKIHDTKGEMAKLRGRIERLEKKKEKLKKALENPEARELNQKIREVEHEISALREELSKVESKLENLEIRINEELLPRKADLEEEIEGLINRINALKSNIVENEKTIEEFEKDLEELKKAEENVKDELKELRERRETLRNEIVELRAEKEELTNKIQNLRIEANTLKIRLAQYEATLKEKQAELKHHDAKLIKSIKEIPLELEALKEEIERMEEEIRSLEPVNMKAIEDFEVVERRYLELKSKREQVVAEKESIEEFIEEIEGQKRNVFMQTLNEIAKNFSELFAKLSPGGSARLILENPDDPFAGGLEIEAKPAGKDVKRIEAMSGGEKALTALAFVFAIQRYKPAPFYLFDEIDAHLDDANVKRVADLIKEASENSQFIVITLRDVMMANAEKIIGVSMRNGVSRVVALSLEKAMKILEEARKKSEAEHSEMFGHLSG is encoded by the coding sequence ATGCCGTACATCGAGAAGATTGAAATGAAAGGTTTCAAATCCTACGGTAATCGAAAAGTCGTTGTTCCACTTTCTAAAGGATTTACAGCAATAGTGGGTGCCAACGGTTCTGGAAAGAGCAACATCGGTGACGCCGTTCTCTTCGTTCTTGGTGGTCTATCCGCAAAAGCCATGCGTGCAACGAGGATAAGCGACCTCATATTCGCTGGTACAAAGACTGAACCTCCCGCTAAATACGCAGAGGTTGCGATGTACTTCAACAACGAGGACAGGGGCTTCCCGATAGATGAGGATGAAGTCGTTATCAAGCGCCGCGTCTATCCCGATGGTAGGAGCACTTACTGGCTCAACGGCAAGAGGACGAGCAGAAGCGACATCCTTGACGTGCTAAGTGCGGCCATGATCTCTCCAGAGGGCTACAATTTAGTCCTTCAGGGAGACATCACCAAGTTCATCAAGATGAGCCCTACTGAGAGAAGGATGATCATCGATGAGATATCAGGCATAGCGGAATACGATGCTAAGAAGGAGAAGGCTTTGAAGGAGCTTAAACAGGCGGAGGAGAACCTCGCGCGCGTTGACCTGCTCATAAGAGAGGTAAAGGCCCAGCTCGACAAACTTGAAAAGGAGAGAAACGACGCCTTGAGGTACCTCGACCTGAAGGAGCGTGTTGAGAAGGCTAAGGTTACGCTCCTTCTTGGAGAAATTAGGAAGCTCGAGAATCTTATCGAAGAAAGCACCGTCCGTGACAGGGGTATAGAGGCCGAGATAGCGGCTATAGAGGAGCGCCTCAAGGAGATAGCCAAGGAGATAGTAGCGAGGGAGAGGGAGCTTAACGCTGTCGAGAGGGAGCTGGAGGAGAAGAGCGAGGATGGTATCCTGGAGGTCACCAGAAAGATAAGCGAGGTTCAGTCGAAGATAGAGATGGCCAGGAAGAACATTGAGCTCGCTCAGAAGGAGATAGAAGACAGCCAGCGCCGCCTTGCTAAGGCTAAGGAGGAACTCAGGAAGGTTTCGGAGGAGATAGAGAAGAACAAAAGCGCGATCCAGCGCTGGAGCAAGAGAAGGGAGAAGCTCAAGGCTGAGATAAAGGAGAAGGAAGTCGTCAAGAACGAGCTTGTCATCAAGCTGGGAGAGATAGACAGGGACTTTGCGATAGCCAAGCAGGACTTCGACAGAGTCGTCGACGAGCTGGAAGAGGCCAAGAAGGAACTCTACATGAAAGAGAGCGACGTGAGGAAGTTTGAGGAGGAGATAGAGCGCCTCAAGGCCAAGATGGCCCAGGACAATGCAAAGAGGGTTGCTCTCAAATCCAAGATCGAGGAAGCGAGGAACTCCCTGGAAAGCAAACGCTCCGAACTTGGTGAAATAGATGGTAAAATGACAAAGGCCGAGGCTCGCCTGAGGAAAGCTGAGAAGGAACTGGAGGAGAAGACGAAGAAGCTGAACAAGGTTTCGAGTGAACTCGTTAAGGTCAGGGAGGAGCTGATAAAGGCTGAAGCCCAGAGGGAAGTGAGGGGCAATAGGGCGATAGAGTTCCTGAAATCCCAGAACATCCCCGGCCTCTACGGGTCTCTGGGTGAGCTGATAAGTGTTAGAGACGAAAACTACGCGCTGGCCGTGGAGGTCGCCCTCGGCGGCAACTACGACAACGTTGTTGTTGAAGATGATAAGGTTGCTGAGAAGGCGATAAAGCTTCTCAAGGAGAAAAAGCTCGGAAGATTAACATTCCTCCCGCTCAACAAGATAAAGCCGCGCTCCATGAAGGAGAGGCCCTCGCTGGGCATCCCTGCGATGGACGTCGTCCAGTACGATCCGCGCTTCAAGAACGCCGTTGCCTATGCCCTCGGGGACACACTCATAGTGAACGACATGGACGAGGCGAGGGCAGTTGGCATCGGAAAGGTCAGGATGGTGACCCTTGGGGGCGAACTCCTTGAGAGGAGCGGAGCGATTACAGGTGGTCACTATAGACCGAGGGGCAAGCTCTCAATCAACACCGACGAGCTGAGGAGAAAGGTCGAAGCCCTCGAGAGGGAAAAGGAAACCCTCGAGTCTGCAATCAACGCTCTCAAGCTTGAGATTAAGGGTCTACAGAACGAGATCTTTGAGCTGAGAATGAGGAGGAGCGACCTGAGCAAGGACCTTCAGGTCATCCAGCGCGAGATGGACAGGCTTTTAGCGGAGGACAGGGCTCTGAAAGAGGAGATTGGGGGGAGCGAGAAGCTCATCAAGGCTCTCGAAAAGAAGATCCACGATACAAAAGGTGAGATGGCAAAGCTCCGCGGAAGGATAGAGAGGCTCGAGAAGAAGAAGGAGAAGCTCAAAAAGGCCCTGGAGAACCCGGAGGCCAGAGAGCTCAACCAGAAGATAAGAGAGGTCGAGCACGAGATAAGCGCCCTCAGAGAAGAGCTCAGCAAGGTCGAGAGCAAGCTGGAGAACCTCGAGATAAGGATAAACGAAGAGCTCCTCCCGAGGAAAGCTGACCTGGAGGAGGAGATTGAGGGCTTAATCAACAGGATAAACGCCCTTAAGAGCAACATAGTCGAAAATGAGAAGACCATCGAGGAGTTTGAGAAGGATCTTGAGGAGCTCAAGAAAGCAGAGGAGAACGTTAAGGACGAGCTCAAGGAGCTCCGCGAGAGAAGGGAGACGCTCAGGAACGAGATAGTTGAGCTCCGCGCCGAGAAGGAAGAGCTCACGAACAAGATCCAGAACCTCAGGATAGAGGCCAACACGCTGAAGATACGCCTCGCTCAGTACGAGGCTACCCTCAAGGAGAAGCAGGCGGAGCTCAAGCACCACGACGCCAAGCTCATCAAGTCTATCAAGGAGATACCGCTGGAGCTCGAGGCACTGAAGGAAGAGATAGAGCGCATGGAGGAGGAAATACGCTCCCTCGAGCCGGTTAACATGAAGGCCATCGAGGACTTTGAGGTCGTCGAGAGGCGTTATCTTGAGCTGAAGAGCAAGCGCGAGCAGGTCGTCGCCGAGAAGGAGAGCATAGAGGAGTTCATCGAGGAGATAGAAGGCCAGAAGAGGAACGTCTTCATGCAGACCCTCAATGAGATCGCCAAGAACTTCTCCGAGCTCTTCGCCAAGCTCTCACCGGGTGGAAGCGCGAGGCTCATCCTCGAGAATCCCGATGATCCATTCGCTGGTGGACTGGAGATAGAAGCCAAGCCAGCCGGCAAGGACGTCAAGAGGATTGAGGCCATGAGCGGTGGCGAGAAGGCTTTGACGGCTCTGGCTTTCGTCTTTGCAATCCAGCGCTACAAGCCAGCGCCCTTCTACCTCTTCGATGAGATAGACGCCCACCTTGACGATGCAAACGTTAAGCGCGTTGCTGACCTGATAAAAGAGGCCTCAGAGAACAGCCAGTTCATTGTCATAACTCTCAGAGACGTCATGATGGCCAACGCAGAGAAGATAATAGGTGTGAGCATGAGGAATGGCGTCAGCAGGGTCGTCGCGCTCAGCCTTGAGAAGGCCATGAAGATACTCGAGGAGGCAAGGAAGAAGAGCGAGGCCGAGCACTCCGAGATGTTCGGCCATCTAAGCGGGTGA
- a CDS encoding DUF835 domain-containing protein: protein MVMLLKGRPLRRGSRIMDYRRLNDILMKDVDRKKILITRRPPFEIQAHNVHPIWLAKVSHPSAVHPSRLHVIEQAVWEHLQQEEADVVLDAVEYLIIENGVEPTLRFVSKLRDIALLMNSDFYVTVGDGLDDRVFNILKRIIE, encoded by the coding sequence ATGGTTATGTTACTAAAGGGAAGGCCCCTACGAAGGGGGTCAAGGATAATGGACTATCGGCGGCTTAATGATATACTCATGAAAGACGTGGATCGTAAGAAAATACTTATAACTCGAAGACCTCCCTTTGAAATCCAGGCACACAATGTCCATCCGATATGGCTTGCCAAGGTGTCCCATCCAAGTGCGGTTCATCCTTCTAGGCTTCATGTGATCGAACAGGCGGTCTGGGAGCATCTTCAGCAGGAGGAGGCAGACGTTGTTCTCGATGCTGTTGAGTATCTCATAATTGAGAATGGTGTTGAACCAACCCTCCGCTTTGTTAGCAAGCTGCGTGATATAGCTCTTCTCATGAATTCGGACTTCTATGTGACAGTTGGTGATGGGCTGGACGACAGAGTTTTCAACATCCTCAAGAGGATCATCGAGTAG
- the mce gene encoding methylmalonyl-CoA epimerase has translation MIKKIDHVGIAVKNLEEAIKIWEGLGLKVEEIEEVPDQKVRTAIIHVGESRIELLEPTAEDSPIAKFIAKRGEGIHHIALGVDNIEEHLTKLKETGYRLIDEQPRIGAGGAKIAFIHPKAVTGVLLELCERNGE, from the coding sequence ATGATAAAGAAAATTGACCACGTCGGTATTGCAGTGAAGAACCTTGAAGAGGCCATAAAGATCTGGGAAGGTCTCGGCCTCAAGGTCGAGGAGATTGAAGAAGTGCCGGATCAGAAGGTTAGAACTGCGATAATCCATGTCGGCGAGAGCAGAATCGAGCTTCTGGAGCCAACGGCCGAGGACTCCCCAATAGCCAAGTTCATTGCCAAGCGTGGTGAAGGCATACACCACATAGCACTTGGAGTTGATAACATAGAGGAACACCTTACAAAGCTGAAGGAAACGGGTTACAGACTGATCGACGAACAGCCTAGAATCGGTGCAGGTGGTGCAAAAATCGCATTCATACATCCAAAGGCTGTAACGGGCGTTTTGCTCGAACTCTGTGAGAGAAATGGAGAGTGA
- the meaB gene encoding methylmalonyl Co-A mutase-associated GTPase MeaB yields MIDDLIERMLQGDKRATARLITLVENDEDKAREVIKKIYPHTGNAYIVGITGPPGAGKSTLLDKLIRVAREEGKVVGVIAIDPTSPFTGGALLGDRIRMQRHSTDPGVFIRSMATRGSLGGLAKATSDAIKVLDAYGCDVIFVETVGVGQIEIDIVKTADTVVLVTVPGLGDDIQAIKAGLMEIADIFVINKADKEGADATYFELNMMLDLEKERWEKRGWRPPIVETVATTMRGIRDLWKAIQDHHEFLERSGEIERKRKFRAEEEVKTIISGRIAKMISERLDEEEVSGLIDRIVKREIDPYSAADLVLEKTLGVRV; encoded by the coding sequence ATGATAGACGACCTGATCGAACGCATGCTCCAGGGAGATAAGCGCGCCACGGCCAGGCTGATAACCCTAGTAGAGAACGACGAGGATAAAGCTAGAGAAGTAATCAAAAAGATCTACCCCCACACGGGCAATGCCTATATCGTCGGTATCACTGGCCCCCCTGGAGCTGGAAAATCAACTCTTCTCGACAAGCTGATCAGGGTCGCGAGGGAGGAAGGCAAAGTTGTCGGCGTCATAGCCATCGATCCGACCTCGCCTTTCACCGGCGGCGCTCTGCTCGGCGACAGGATAAGGATGCAAAGGCACTCGACTGATCCCGGCGTTTTTATCAGAAGCATGGCCACACGCGGCTCCCTTGGTGGACTGGCCAAGGCCACAAGTGACGCGATAAAGGTGCTTGATGCTTACGGTTGTGACGTTATTTTCGTTGAGACGGTTGGTGTGGGCCAAATAGAGATTGACATCGTCAAAACTGCAGACACAGTCGTCCTTGTTACAGTTCCAGGACTGGGCGACGACATACAGGCTATTAAGGCCGGCCTTATGGAGATAGCGGACATTTTCGTCATAAATAAGGCCGACAAAGAAGGGGCAGATGCCACTTACTTCGAACTTAATATGATGCTCGACCTCGAGAAGGAGCGCTGGGAGAAGCGCGGCTGGAGGCCGCCGATAGTCGAGACCGTGGCGACGACAATGAGAGGCATAAGAGACCTCTGGAAGGCAATACAAGATCACCATGAGTTCCTTGAAAGGAGTGGCGAAATAGAGCGCAAGAGGAAGTTCCGTGCAGAAGAAGAGGTTAAGACTATAATCTCCGGTAGAATCGCGAAGATGATAAGTGAGCGCCTCGACGAGGAAGAGGTTTCGGGCCTGATAGATAGAATTGTGAAGCGGGAGATAGACCCGTACTCTGCCGCGGATTTGGTTCTTGAAAAAACTCTGGGGGTGAGGGTATGA
- a CDS encoding cobalamin B12-binding domain-containing protein, translating into MVERSKVRVVIAKPGLDGHDRGAKVVARALRDAGYEVIYTGIRQTPEQIVETVIQEDAAVLGISILSGAHMVLIPKILKLLEERGLKLNEDIVVFAGGIIPPDDAEELKKMGVAEVFGPGTPLQKTIDFIDRAVENLKRFREGLTL; encoded by the coding sequence ATGGTCGAGCGCTCAAAGGTTAGGGTCGTTATCGCCAAGCCCGGTCTTGATGGCCATGATAGAGGCGCCAAGGTCGTTGCGAGGGCGCTGAGAGATGCAGGGTATGAAGTCATTTACACGGGTATAAGACAGACTCCGGAACAGATAGTTGAGACAGTCATACAGGAAGATGCCGCCGTACTGGGAATAAGCATTCTCTCAGGTGCACATATGGTTCTAATACCTAAGATCCTCAAGCTCCTTGAGGAAAGGGGTCTTAAGCTGAACGAGGATATCGTTGTTTTTGCCGGTGGAATAATCCCGCCCGACGATGCCGAGGAACTCAAAAAGATGGGTGTTGCGGAAGTGTTTGGACCGGGGACGCCGCTTCAGAAGACTATTGATTTCATTGATAGGGCCGTAGAGAACCTCAAGCGCTTTAGGGAAGGCTTAACTTTATAA
- a CDS encoding Maf-like protein, with amino-acid sequence MLVLASASPRRREILGRFIKDFKVVPSNVSEECSLTEPRTYALELARRKAREVYNRVGGTVIGADTAVSIDGHILGKPGSEEEAYRMLKLLSGRVHRVTTGYCIIHEGEEVSGAVVTEVKFRELSDELIWAYIRTGEPMDKAGAYGIQGKGGLFVEWINGDYYNVVGFPLEIVWKLRELGFGVM; translated from the coding sequence ATGTTAGTGCTGGCCTCTGCAAGTCCAAGGAGAAGGGAAATACTTGGCAGGTTCATTAAGGACTTCAAGGTAGTTCCGAGCAACGTGAGCGAGGAGTGCTCCTTGACCGAACCGAGAACTTACGCCCTCGAGCTCGCTCGAAGGAAAGCAAGGGAAGTTTACAACCGCGTCGGCGGGACTGTCATCGGTGCCGACACCGCCGTCTCCATTGATGGCCATATCCTCGGCAAGCCTGGAAGCGAGGAAGAGGCCTACAGGATGCTGAAGCTCCTCAGCGGCAGGGTTCACCGCGTCACGACTGGCTACTGCATAATCCACGAGGGAGAAGAGGTCTCGGGTGCCGTCGTCACGGAGGTCAAGTTTAGGGAGCTGAGCGACGAGCTGATATGGGCGTACATAAGAACGGGCGAGCCCATGGACAAAGCTGGTGCCTACGGCATACAGGGGAAGGGAGGCCTATTCGTGGAGTGGATTAACGGCGATTATTACAACGTCGTTGGCTTTCCTCTGGAGATAGTCTGGAAACTCAGGGAACTTGGGTTCGGGGTAATGTAG
- a CDS encoding PINc/VapC family ATPase, protein MRVFVADTSVIVDGRLTQFLSTLEDKVKVVIPEAVIAEIEHQANEGKAIGHVGLEELKKLREMSDRGKILLEFYGERPELWQISRAKAGEIDHMVREVAQTLSATLITGDQVQRDIAIAKGIDVIYLTAKKEVRHRLEDFFDETTMSVHLKAGLRPMAKKGRPGEWKLVPVRDEILTDEELEEIADDIVERARRDPESFIELDEPGATVVQLRNYRIVIAKPPFADRIEITAVRPVTKLSIEDYDLSEKLLERLVDKAEGILIAGAPGEGKTTFAQALAEWYASMGKIVKTMEKPRDLQVSDEITQYTALAGRMEKTGDILLLVRPDYTIFDEMRKTSDFKIYADLRLAGVGMVGVVHATKPIDAIQRFIGRVELGMIPQIVDTVIFIKAGRIAKVLTLEYLVKVPSGMKEEDLARPVIEVRDFETGELEYEIYTYGEEISVVPVKKEEKSPALRLAEKRLKQEIKKFLPDVYAEVEIVSPHKAVIYADEFDIPAIIGKKGKRITELEKRIGISIDVKSFAEREATKPKERIHVEVEEKKKTIVLRVSPDYAKRPLKFYGGEQYVFTATPSKKGLVKVSKSTPIGKELKRLLDAGIPIWASA, encoded by the coding sequence ATGAGAGTGTTCGTTGCTGATACGAGTGTTATAGTAGATGGCCGCCTTACGCAGTTCCTATCAACGCTTGAAGACAAAGTTAAGGTTGTTATCCCTGAGGCAGTCATTGCTGAGATAGAGCATCAGGCCAACGAGGGAAAGGCTATCGGTCATGTGGGACTTGAGGAGCTCAAAAAGCTCCGTGAGATGTCCGACAGGGGGAAGATACTCCTCGAGTTCTACGGCGAGCGGCCCGAGCTCTGGCAGATAAGTAGAGCGAAGGCTGGAGAAATAGACCACATGGTTAGGGAGGTTGCCCAGACGCTGAGCGCCACGCTCATAACTGGTGACCAGGTGCAGAGGGACATAGCCATCGCCAAGGGTATAGACGTGATTTACCTGACGGCCAAGAAAGAAGTCAGGCACCGCTTGGAGGACTTCTTTGACGAGACGACGATGAGTGTTCACCTGAAAGCTGGCTTAAGGCCCATGGCAAAGAAGGGAAGACCGGGAGAGTGGAAGCTCGTTCCCGTTCGTGACGAGATTCTGACCGATGAAGAGCTTGAAGAGATTGCCGATGACATAGTCGAGCGCGCGAGACGTGACCCAGAATCCTTTATAGAACTCGACGAGCCTGGAGCGACCGTCGTCCAGCTCAGGAACTACCGTATAGTCATAGCCAAGCCGCCCTTTGCAGACAGGATTGAGATAACTGCCGTTAGACCAGTCACGAAACTAAGTATAGAAGACTACGATCTGAGCGAGAAGCTCCTGGAGAGGCTCGTGGATAAGGCGGAGGGAATACTCATCGCAGGTGCACCTGGAGAAGGAAAGACGACCTTCGCACAGGCTTTGGCCGAGTGGTACGCCTCCATGGGCAAGATAGTGAAAACGATGGAGAAGCCAAGGGACCTGCAGGTGAGCGACGAGATAACCCAGTACACAGCTCTGGCCGGTAGAATGGAAAAGACGGGGGACATACTCCTCCTCGTCAGGCCGGATTACACAATATTCGACGAGATGAGAAAGACCAGCGACTTCAAAATATACGCTGATCTGAGACTTGCAGGCGTCGGAATGGTTGGTGTCGTGCATGCTACCAAGCCCATCGATGCGATCCAGAGGTTCATCGGAAGGGTCGAGCTGGGAATGATACCCCAGATAGTCGATACTGTGATTTTCATCAAGGCAGGAAGGATCGCCAAGGTTCTAACGCTGGAGTACCTCGTTAAGGTGCCAAGCGGCATGAAAGAAGAGGACTTGGCCAGGCCTGTCATCGAGGTTCGCGACTTTGAGACAGGCGAGCTTGAGTACGAGATATACACCTACGGCGAGGAGATAAGCGTTGTCCCGGTAAAGAAGGAGGAGAAATCACCGGCGCTGAGACTTGCAGAGAAGAGGCTCAAGCAGGAGATAAAGAAGTTCCTGCCCGATGTTTACGCTGAGGTTGAGATAGTCAGCCCGCACAAGGCGGTTATTTATGCCGACGAGTTCGACATTCCTGCAATCATAGGCAAGAAGGGCAAGCGTATCACCGAGCTTGAGAAGCGCATAGGAATAAGCATCGACGTCAAGAGCTTCGCCGAGAGGGAAGCGACAAAGCCGAAGGAGAGGATACATGTCGAGGTCGAGGAGAAAAAGAAAACGATAGTGCTCCGTGTTTCGCCGGACTATGCCAAGAGGCCGCTCAAGTTCTACGGAGGCGAGCAGTACGTCTTTACTGCAACGCCAAGCAAGAAGGGCCTCGTCAAAGTAAGCAAGAGCACGCCGATAGGCAAGGAACTCAAGAGGCTCCTCGACGCGGGCATTCCGATATGGGCCTCGGCCTGA
- the minD gene encoding cell division ATPase MinD: MGRMISIASGKGGTGKTTTTANLSIALGKMGYHVCAIDADLTMANLSLVMGIDDAYTTIHDVLAGKATISEAIYATAYENVHLIPASIDWEHVIRADPRKLPETIRELKNKFDYVIIDSPAGLQMDAMNAMLSGEEVLLVTNPEISCVTDTMKVGMVLKKAGLAILGFVLNRYGRSDNDIPPDVAEEVMEIPLLAVIPEDPAVREATLEGVPVVEYKPDSRGAKAYMRLAEKVARISGLKAQVMRK, translated from the coding sequence ATGGGCAGAATGATATCCATTGCTTCCGGCAAGGGAGGCACGGGAAAGACCACAACAACGGCTAATCTCTCTATAGCCCTCGGAAAGATGGGCTATCACGTTTGTGCCATCGATGCTGACCTGACAATGGCGAATCTGAGCCTCGTTATGGGAATAGACGACGCGTACACGACTATTCACGACGTTCTCGCCGGAAAAGCGACTATAAGTGAGGCCATCTACGCAACGGCATACGAAAACGTCCACCTCATTCCCGCGTCGATAGACTGGGAGCACGTCATAAGGGCCGATCCCAGAAAGCTTCCGGAGACGATAAGGGAGCTGAAGAACAAGTTCGACTACGTCATAATAGACTCTCCTGCTGGACTTCAGATGGACGCGATGAACGCCATGTTAAGCGGTGAGGAAGTTCTTCTCGTTACGAACCCAGAGATATCGTGTGTGACCGACACCATGAAGGTAGGGATGGTTCTCAAGAAAGCTGGCTTGGCAATTCTCGGATTCGTTCTCAACCGCTATGGAAGGAGCGATAACGATATTCCTCCCGACGTTGCAGAGGAAGTTATGGAGATACCTCTCCTGGCTGTTATTCCGGAGGATCCAGCCGTTAGAGAAGCAACTCTCGAAGGGGTCCCCGTCGTTGAGTATAAGCCCGACTCCAGAGGTGCCAAAGCATACATGAGGCTCGCAGAAAAGGTGGCAAGGATATCCGGTCTCAAGGCGCAGGTGATGAGGAAGTGA
- a CDS encoding ATP/GTP-binding protein: MILAFVGTAGSGKTTLTGEFGRYLKENGHNVAYVNLDTGVMRLPYKPDLDVRDEVTAWEIMEEGYGPNGAIVESYDRLLPKVGSYIDRIIRLDTENDYVLLDTPGQMETFLFHEFGVRLMESLPEPLTVYLFSPDILRKPHDFCFVRFFGLMIDLRLGTTTVPVLSKIDIVENIDEYRKYLDDVEYLKARLKLDPSMQGLLAYKMCSTLPELAPPTRVVYISAKTREGFDELETLAYEHYCTCGDLT, translated from the coding sequence GTGATACTGGCCTTCGTGGGCACTGCCGGAAGCGGAAAAACGACCTTAACCGGGGAATTTGGGAGGTATCTGAAGGAAAACGGACACAACGTCGCCTACGTGAACCTTGATACTGGAGTTATGCGTCTTCCCTACAAACCTGATTTAGACGTTAGGGACGAAGTGACTGCATGGGAGATAATGGAAGAGGGCTACGGGCCCAACGGGGCCATAGTTGAGAGCTACGACAGGCTTCTCCCAAAAGTTGGGAGCTACATCGATCGGATTATCAGGCTTGATACAGAGAACGACTACGTCCTCCTTGACACTCCTGGCCAGATGGAAACCTTCCTCTTCCACGAATTCGGGGTCAGGCTTATGGAGAGCCTTCCTGAGCCCCTCACAGTTTACCTCTTCAGCCCAGACATTCTAAGAAAGCCCCACGACTTCTGCTTCGTGAGGTTCTTCGGTCTCATGATAGATTTGCGCCTCGGCACGACAACGGTTCCAGTTCTCAGCAAAATCGATATCGTCGAGAACATAGATGAGTACAGGAAATACCTCGATGACGTTGAGTACCTGAAGGCCAGACTTAAGCTCGACCCGTCGATGCAGGGACTTTTGGCCTACAAGATGTGCTCAACTCTTCCGGAGCTAGCTCCGCCGACGAGGGTTGTTTACATCTCAGCCAAAACGCGCGAAGGCTTCGATGAGCTTGAAACACTGGCCTACGAGCATTACTGCACCTGCGGAGACCTAACATAG